Proteins encoded by one window of Chryseobacterium aquaeductus:
- a CDS encoding DDE-type integrase/transposase/recombinase, translating into MAKYNSYHSQVKICYSLGLEEQLLPKTFTKDIPRSTYFQWRQTPSDKYLGSEFAHKIDGDLENIKLILDEKLRLLTSAYFSLCRLYIVLINFIGRNKMKMFIKQNRDLVVHLMERLPDFVDKSIFYKFFFLNAISYGQMKAFYQAGCKNSPIGICFQRKPNQVSYKELLELKKMLLRKKYLSWSSSAVWAKAVRLGKVSMSRTTWYHYARMLKLNVTRKNYKAKRKEVSVRATRPNEIWHMDVSQYITADNVKFYIYTVVDNFSRKILAYDYSKKLSAAIRVKSLRRATEEQFEMSLSGSNKVKEISEKYPSLNLIVDGGSENNNKTVHDFIKDCQVNIDKKIALKDVTFSNNMVENPFKTMKSKYFRSKEIFERTFAQELHHFVQDFNSERPHYAHELYTPDEVHLNPEIKGTRPYLAEARQKRLETNRITAVRLLKQSRKCYLQAMADC; encoded by the coding sequence ATGGCAAAATATAATTCCTACCATTCACAGGTTAAAATTTGTTATTCTTTAGGACTGGAAGAACAATTGCTTCCCAAAACATTTACAAAAGATATTCCAAGATCAACCTATTTCCAGTGGAGGCAAACACCAAGTGATAAATATCTTGGTAGCGAATTTGCCCATAAGATTGACGGCGATTTGGAAAACATCAAATTAATCCTCGACGAAAAACTTCGTTTACTCACTTCCGCTTACTTTTCGCTTTGCCGACTGTATATTGTTCTCATCAACTTCATTGGAAGAAATAAAATGAAAATGTTCATCAAACAAAATCGTGATTTGGTGGTTCATCTTATGGAAAGACTTCCAGATTTTGTGGATAAATCTATTTTTTACAAGTTTTTCTTTCTTAACGCTATCTCCTATGGACAGATGAAAGCGTTCTATCAGGCAGGATGCAAAAACTCTCCCATAGGAATTTGTTTCCAGCGAAAACCCAACCAAGTTTCTTACAAAGAACTGCTAGAACTTAAAAAAATGCTTTTGAGAAAAAAATACCTATCTTGGTCGAGTTCAGCAGTTTGGGCAAAAGCAGTAAGATTGGGAAAGGTTTCGATGTCTAGAACCACTTGGTATCATTATGCCAGGATGCTCAAGCTGAATGTTACCCGAAAAAACTACAAAGCTAAAAGGAAGGAAGTCTCTGTTCGTGCAACCCGACCGAATGAAATCTGGCATATGGATGTTTCCCAATACATCACGGCAGATAATGTGAAGTTCTACATTTACACCGTGGTGGATAATTTTTCTAGAAAGATTCTTGCCTACGATTATTCCAAGAAATTATCTGCGGCTATTCGGGTAAAAAGTTTGAGAAGAGCTACCGAAGAACAATTCGAAATGAGCTTAAGTGGAAGCAATAAAGTTAAAGAAATTAGCGAAAAGTACCCCTCACTGAATCTAATAGTTGATGGTGGTTCAGAAAACAACAACAAGACCGTTCACGATTTTATCAAAGATTGCCAAGTCAATATTGATAAAAAGATTGCTTTAAAAGATGTGACCTTTTCCAACAATATGGTGGAAAATCCTTTCAAGACTATGAAAAGCAAGTATTTCAGAAGCAAAGAAATTTTTGAAAGAACTTTCGCACAAGAACTTCATCATTTTGTTCAGGATTTTAATTCTGAACGCCCACATTATGCTCACGAACTTTATACTCCCGATGAAGTTCATCTCAATCCTGAAATCAAAGGTACAAGACCCTACCTTGCCGAAGCCAGACAGAAAAGGTTGGAAACCAATAGAATTACTGCTGTAAGGCTTTTAAAGCAGTCGCGTAAATGTTATTTACAAGCGATGGCTGATTGTTGA
- a CDS encoding site-specific integrase yields MSSITAILRKKPNAKGEYPIYIRITKERKSTFVALGYYIKMEDWDEKHKKVRKSHPNAVRLNNLITKRITEAGGKLIEMDASDKNVSVKAIRKRIINKGNDFFAIAEEYLANLEKLKKYNQLSAEKPRVTHFRDFLKCKKFPIEQIDVPLLKAYQSYLKAEREISDRTIVNHLIVIRTIYNSAIKEGIIDNKNYPFGKDKIQIKFPESIKIGLTQEEVLAIEQLDLAVGSKEWHTRNVWLLSFYLAGIRVADVLETKWEDIQDGRLRYRMNKNQKVVSLKIPDKVLTILSYYEPYKALNGGYVFPELKGVDEKDYKAVLAAIRNANRTLNKYLKRIAKLAKINKNITMHISRHTFGNISGDKISIQMLQKLYRHSSITTTVNYQANFINKDVDDALDAVIDF; encoded by the coding sequence ATGTCATCAATTACCGCAATTTTACGAAAAAAGCCGAATGCAAAAGGAGAATATCCCATCTATATTCGGATAACTAAAGAACGAAAATCCACTTTTGTCGCTTTGGGATATTACATTAAGATGGAAGACTGGGACGAGAAGCACAAAAAAGTAAGAAAATCTCATCCCAATGCTGTACGTCTTAACAATCTTATCACTAAAAGAATTACCGAAGCAGGAGGAAAGTTAATTGAGATGGACGCTTCTGACAAGAACGTATCGGTAAAAGCCATCCGAAAAAGAATCATCAACAAAGGAAACGACTTCTTTGCTATTGCGGAAGAATATCTTGCTAACCTGGAAAAGCTTAAAAAGTACAACCAACTCTCCGCAGAAAAACCAAGGGTAACTCATTTTAGAGATTTTTTAAAATGCAAAAAGTTTCCGATTGAACAAATTGATGTTCCTCTACTCAAAGCGTATCAATCGTATCTAAAAGCAGAAAGAGAAATTTCTGACCGCACGATTGTGAACCACTTGATTGTGATACGTACCATCTACAATTCAGCGATCAAAGAAGGAATTATTGACAATAAGAATTATCCGTTTGGTAAAGATAAAATACAAATCAAATTTCCGGAATCTATTAAGATTGGCTTAACGCAAGAGGAGGTCTTGGCGATTGAACAATTGGATTTAGCAGTTGGCTCTAAAGAATGGCATACACGGAATGTTTGGTTGCTAAGTTTTTATCTCGCAGGAATAAGAGTTGCCGATGTCTTGGAAACCAAATGGGAAGATATTCAAGACGGTAGATTACGTTATAGAATGAACAAAAATCAAAAAGTGGTTTCTTTAAAGATTCCTGACAAAGTTTTAACGATTCTTTCCTATTATGAGCCCTACAAAGCATTGAATGGTGGTTACGTTTTCCCTGAATTGAAAGGCGTTGATGAAAAAGATTATAAAGCGGTATTGGCAGCTATTAGAAATGCCAACAGAACGTTGAACAAATATCTGAAACGGATTGCCAAACTGGCAAAAATCAACAAGAATATCACAATGCATATTTCAAGACACACCTTTGGAAATATCTCGGGTGATAAGATTTCAATTCAGATGCTTCAGAAACTCTATCGCCACTCCTCTATCACCACCACGGTAAATTACCAAGCGAACTTTATCAACAAGGATGTAGATGATGCGTTGGATGCGGTGATTGATTTTTAG
- the miaB gene encoding tRNA (N6-isopentenyl adenosine(37)-C2)-methylthiotransferase MiaB, translating into MQEKYIDETKQGEAFAIAEKTGNSKKLFLESYGCQMNFSDSEIVASILNDQGYNTTLKVEEADLILLNTCSIREKAEQTVRMRLAQFKNLKKERPSMTVGVLGCMAERLKTKFLEEEQLVDLVVGPDAYRDLPNLLKETEDGRDAINVILSKEETYADINPVRLGGNGVTAFVTITRGCDNMCTFCVVPFTRGRERSRDPHSILEECKSLWKGGYKEITLLGQNVDSYLWYGGGPKKDFAKASEMQKATAVDFSQLLDSVARAVPQMRIRFSTSNPQDMSLDVFRTMAKHDNICNYCHLPVQSGSNRMLEAMNRQHTREEYLELINKAKEIVPDISFSQDMIIGFCGETEEDHQDTLSLMRAVEFDYGYMFSYSERPGTPAHKKMVDDIPADVKQRRLAEVIALQGELSRKRMEGYVGRVHSVLIEGVSKKNKNQWKGRNSQNAVCVFDMLEGQKLGDIVDVFVFNNTQGTLLGETVTK; encoded by the coding sequence GTGCAGGAAAAATATATCGACGAGACAAAACAGGGCGAAGCATTTGCCATCGCAGAGAAAACCGGAAACTCTAAAAAATTGTTTTTAGAAAGCTACGGCTGCCAGATGAACTTCTCTGATTCTGAGATTGTTGCTTCCATTCTTAACGATCAGGGTTATAATACAACGCTGAAAGTTGAGGAAGCAGATTTAATTTTATTAAATACTTGTTCTATCCGTGAAAAGGCCGAGCAGACCGTTAGAATGCGTCTCGCTCAGTTCAAAAATCTTAAAAAAGAAAGACCAAGCATGACGGTTGGTGTTTTGGGTTGCATGGCTGAAAGGCTTAAAACTAAGTTTTTAGAGGAAGAACAGCTTGTTGATTTAGTTGTTGGTCCGGATGCTTACCGAGATTTACCCAACCTTTTAAAAGAAACCGAGGACGGCAGAGATGCAATCAATGTCATTTTATCGAAAGAAGAAACTTATGCGGACATTAATCCTGTTCGTTTGGGAGGAAATGGTGTTACTGCTTTTGTGACAATTACCAGAGGATGTGATAATATGTGTACATTTTGTGTAGTTCCGTTTACGAGAGGGAGAGAAAGAAGCCGTGATCCACATTCGATTTTGGAAGAATGTAAAAGTCTTTGGAAAGGTGGTTATAAAGAAATTACACTTCTCGGTCAAAACGTAGATTCATATCTCTGGTACGGAGGCGGTCCCAAAAAAGATTTTGCGAAAGCTTCAGAAATGCAAAAGGCCACAGCTGTTGATTTCTCTCAACTTCTTGATTCTGTTGCGAGAGCTGTTCCTCAGATGAGAATCAGATTCTCAACATCCAATCCTCAGGATATGAGTCTGGATGTATTCAGAACGATGGCAAAACATGATAACATTTGCAATTATTGTCATCTTCCGGTTCAAAGCGGAAGCAATAGAATGTTGGAAGCCATGAACAGACAGCATACCCGTGAAGAATATTTAGAATTAATTAATAAAGCAAAAGAAATTGTTCCGGATATTTCTTTTTCTCAAGACATGATTATTGGCTTTTGTGGTGAAACTGAAGAAGATCATCAAGATACATTAAGCCTGATGAGAGCGGTAGAATTCGATTACGGTTACATGTTCTCTTATTCTGAAAGACCGGGAACTCCTGCTCATAAAAAGATGGTAGACGATATTCCTGCAGACGTTAAACAAAGACGTTTAGCAGAAGTGATCGCCTTACAAGGCGAATTGTCAAGAAAGAGAATGGAAGGTTATGTAGGAAGAGTTCACAGCGTTTTGATTGAAGGAGTCTCCAAGAAAAACAAAAACCAATGGAAAGGCAGAAACTCTCAGAATGCAGTTTGCGTTTTTGATATGCTAGAAGGTCAGAAGCTGGGTGACATTGTGGACGTTTTTGTATTTAACAATACGCAGGGCACGCTTTTAGGGGAAACGGTTACAAAGTAA
- a CDS encoding sigma-54 interaction domain-containing protein translates to MADLQSIKARFGIIGNFPALNRALEKSIQVAPTDISVLVIGESGVGKEFIPKIIHSESKRKHQPYIVVNCGAIPEGTIDSELFGHEKGAFTGATTTRKGYFEVADGGTIFLDEVGELPLQTQVRLLRVLESGEFMKVGSSQVQKTNVRIVAATNVNMMKAIRDNRFREDLFYRLNTVQIDMPALRERKGDIHLLFRKFAIDFAEKYRMPELQLESGAVHYIENYAFPGNVRQLRNLVEQMTVVETDRSVTVAKLTEYIPMDSHLPMVVNNPNSQKQTDFGNEREIMYKILFDMRNDINDLKSLTSELIKNRGTSDLSNQEKNLINRIYTPEAQQNASPNSLLFFENNNNQNVQNPTIISNSDDNYEDFEDIEVEENRPESLSLQNNEKDLIIKALEKHNGRRNRAADELGISQRTLYRKIKQYNLED, encoded by the coding sequence ATGGCAGACTTACAATCTATAAAAGCACGTTTTGGTATCATCGGAAACTTTCCGGCTTTGAATCGTGCGCTCGAAAAATCTATACAAGTTGCACCCACCGATATTTCCGTTTTGGTCATCGGAGAGAGTGGCGTCGGGAAAGAATTTATCCCAAAAATTATTCATTCAGAATCGAAAAGAAAACATCAGCCTTATATCGTTGTCAATTGTGGGGCAATTCCTGAAGGTACGATTGATTCTGAACTTTTCGGTCACGAAAAAGGTGCATTTACAGGAGCAACAACAACCAGAAAAGGCTATTTTGAAGTCGCTGACGGCGGAACGATATTCCTGGATGAGGTTGGTGAATTGCCTTTGCAGACGCAGGTTCGTCTGTTGAGAGTTTTAGAAAGTGGCGAATTTATGAAAGTGGGTTCCTCGCAAGTGCAGAAAACCAATGTGAGAATTGTTGCGGCTACCAATGTCAACATGATGAAGGCGATTCGCGACAATCGTTTCCGTGAAGATTTATTTTACCGTCTGAATACCGTACAGATTGATATGCCGGCTTTGAGGGAAAGAAAAGGCGATATTCATTTGCTTTTCAGGAAATTTGCAATAGATTTTGCCGAAAAATACAGAATGCCCGAGTTGCAATTAGAATCTGGTGCAGTACACTATATCGAAAATTACGCATTCCCCGGAAATGTGAGACAACTCAGGAATTTGGTTGAGCAAATGACCGTGGTAGAGACCGATCGCAGCGTGACGGTAGCAAAACTTACAGAATATATTCCTATGGATTCTCATTTGCCGATGGTTGTAAATAATCCCAATTCCCAAAAACAAACCGATTTTGGCAACGAAAGAGAAATCATGTATAAAATTCTCTTCGATATGAGAAATGATATAAATGATTTAAAATCCTTAACTTCGGAACTGATAAAAAACAGAGGAACTTCAGACTTGAGCAATCAGGAAAAGAATTTGATTAATAGGATTTATACTCCTGAAGCACAGCAAAATGCAAGCCCGAATTCTCTGTTGTTTTTTGAAAATAATAACAATCAAAATGTCCAGAATCCCACAATAATTTCAAATTCGGATGATAATTATGAAGATTTTGAAGACATTGAAGTGGAAGAAAACAGACCGGAATCTTTGTCGCTTCAAAATAATGAGAAAGATTTAATCATCAAAGCATTAGAAAAACACAACGGAAGAAGAAACCGTGCGGCAGACGAGTTGGGAATTTCGCAAAGAACTTTATACAGAAAAATAAAACAATATAACTTAGAAGACTAA
- a CDS encoding LptE family protein — protein MSKCKNLFLLIICIGFLNSCYTFTGSSLKDEKTVQINEFPNNSPLVNPTLSQQFSTDIQNRFLQRTTLKGTKENPDILIEGEITDYTITPTTISSTTQNTAAGVIQESQNKLTITVKVHYENKLHPDLSFDRTYSDEAVFNSSLSQSTIETSQVKIATDRIINKIFNDIVANW, from the coding sequence ATGAGTAAATGTAAAAACCTCTTTCTATTAATTATTTGTATCGGATTTTTAAATTCATGTTACACCTTCACCGGATCGTCATTGAAAGATGAAAAAACAGTACAGATCAATGAATTTCCAAATAATTCTCCTTTGGTAAATCCTACTTTATCACAGCAGTTTTCAACAGATATTCAGAACAGGTTTTTGCAGAGAACAACTCTTAAAGGAACAAAAGAAAATCCGGATATTTTGATTGAAGGTGAAATCACAGATTACACGATTACACCGACTACCATCAGCTCAACTACGCAGAATACCGCAGCAGGAGTTATTCAGGAATCTCAAAATAAACTGACGATCACCGTAAAAGTACATTACGAAAACAAATTGCATCCCGATTTGAGTTTTGACAGAACGTATTCTGATGAAGCGGTTTTTAACAGCAGTTTGTCTCAAAGCACGATAGAAACCTCTCAGGTGAAAATTGCAACAGACAGAATTATCAATAAAATATTTAATGACATCGTAGCGAATTGGTAA
- a CDS encoding DUF4126 domain-containing protein has product MLDQAPYLPYLLSAFIGIGLAAASGFRVFLPMFSVSLASYFHWIPMSESFEWLSSLPALITTGIAMIAEILAYYIPFVDHLLDTISIPMATVAGSILFASQFTEMGTFSQWALALIAGGGTAATISSGFAGIRAASTATTGGLGNSVVGTTETAGAGIMSILAMAAPVIAAIFAIITLILVIVFGRKAWRKLKTKKQSSSLS; this is encoded by the coding sequence ATGTTAGATCAAGCTCCTTATTTACCTTATCTTCTGAGTGCTTTCATCGGCATCGGATTGGCTGCCGCATCTGGCTTCAGAGTGTTTTTACCGATGTTTTCGGTAAGTTTAGCGTCTTATTTTCATTGGATTCCTATGAGTGAAAGTTTTGAATGGCTTTCCAGTCTACCTGCACTCATCACGACCGGAATTGCCATGATTGCAGAAATTCTTGCCTACTACATTCCTTTTGTAGATCATTTGCTCGATACTATTTCTATACCGATGGCAACGGTCGCCGGATCAATCTTGTTTGCCAGCCAGTTTACAGAAATGGGAACATTCTCGCAATGGGCTTTGGCACTGATTGCCGGTGGAGGAACGGCTGCTACAATCAGCTCAGGATTTGCAGGAATTCGGGCGGCTTCAACGGCTACAACAGGCGGATTGGGAAATTCTGTAGTGGGAACCACGGAGACCGCGGGTGCAGGAATTATGTCTATTTTGGCGATGGCAGCTCCCGTGATTGCAGCAATTTTTGCCATTATAACTTTAATTCTTGTTATTGTTTTTGGTCGAAAAGCCTGGCGAAAATTAAAGACTAAAAAACAATCAAGCTCACTTAGTTAA
- the rnpA gene encoding ribonuclease P protein component, whose amino-acid sequence MQNFKYPKAEKLKKKDEITLLFEKGKWKNSGNLRIIILKSHPDLLTDHVKLGVSVSKRYFKKAVHRNRIKRLLRECYRLNKELFKNCFGEKTTAMLFWVSPEMPERFQDVEAQFIKLCESQKKA is encoded by the coding sequence ATGCAGAACTTTAAATATCCAAAAGCGGAAAAACTCAAAAAAAAGGATGAAATTACTTTGCTTTTCGAGAAAGGCAAATGGAAAAATAGCGGAAATCTGAGAATTATTATTCTGAAAAGTCATCCGGATTTATTGACAGACCATGTAAAATTGGGAGTTTCCGTTTCCAAAAGATATTTTAAAAAAGCAGTTCACAGAAATCGTATCAAAAGACTTTTAAGAGAATGCTATCGCCTGAATAAGGAACTATTTAAAAATTGTTTCGGAGAAAAAACGACTGCAATGCTGTTTTGGGTTTCGCCTGAGATGCCTGAGAGATTTCAAGATGTTGAGGCGCAGTTTATCAAATTATGTGAGTCGCAGAAGAAGGCTTGA
- a CDS encoding tRNA threonylcarbamoyladenosine dehydratase, translating to MDKFWLERTELLIKKEGIDILSNATVLVVGLGGVGSFAAEFLARAGIGKMTIVDGDTVDITNINRQLPALHSTVGKHKVEVVAERLMDINPQLELIKINEFLNPERMAEVLDGGKFDYILDCIDSITPKVSLIIAAKRRKIKIVSSMGAGGKSDPSKVLVRDIHKTAECHLAKQVRKRLKKEKIDKGIRCVFSSEIQDEDSLKMTDGTNFKRSFYGTISFIPAIFGLYAAAEVINHLVKKSDAEL from the coding sequence ATGGATAAGTTTTGGCTGGAAAGAACCGAGCTTTTAATCAAAAAAGAAGGCATTGATATACTAAGCAATGCAACGGTTCTCGTAGTAGGTTTAGGTGGTGTAGGATCTTTTGCTGCCGAATTTCTGGCAAGAGCCGGAATTGGAAAAATGACCATCGTAGACGGCGATACCGTAGATATCACCAATATTAACCGACAACTTCCTGCACTTCATTCAACCGTAGGAAAACATAAAGTGGAAGTGGTTGCAGAACGATTGATGGACATTAATCCGCAACTGGAGTTGATCAAAATCAATGAGTTTCTAAATCCGGAAAGAATGGCTGAAGTTTTAGACGGAGGAAAATTTGATTATATTTTAGATTGTATCGACAGCATCACGCCAAAGGTCAGCTTAATCATTGCTGCAAAGAGAAGAAAAATAAAAATCGTAAGCTCAATGGGAGCCGGCGGAAAGTCTGATCCTTCGAAAGTTTTGGTGCGAGACATCCACAAAACTGCAGAATGCCATCTTGCCAAACAGGTGAGAAAAAGACTGAAAAAAGAAAAGATCGACAAAGGTATTCGATGCGTTTTCTCCAGCGAAATACAGGATGAAGACAGCCTGAAAATGACCGACGGAACCAATTTTAAAAGATCATTCTACGGAACCATCAGTTTTATTCCTGCAATTTTCGGTTTGTATGCGGCTGCGGAAGTCATCAATCATCTAGTGAAAAAGTCTGATGCAGAACTTTAA
- a CDS encoding TatD family hydrolase yields the protein MEKEEIPPDSLYSIGIHPKDIRTESLDLQFDFMRSRISKNCFAIGECGLDSFVSVDQKIQEDVFLRQIYLANEFGKPLIIHCVRKFYEVISFRKKSEQAMIIHGFNKKQTVADDLLKNNFYLSFGKPVLYQLSLQDTLKKVPLDKLFLETDNDDFNIEELYQKVSEIKKISIEQLQQQIVENLETIKNG from the coding sequence TTGGAAAAAGAAGAAATTCCGCCAGATTCTCTATACTCTATCGGTATCCATCCAAAAGATATTAGGACAGAATCACTAGACCTTCAATTCGATTTTATGAGATCCAGAATATCAAAAAACTGCTTTGCCATTGGAGAATGCGGATTAGATTCCTTTGTTTCTGTAGACCAGAAAATTCAGGAAGATGTTTTTTTGAGACAGATTTATTTGGCAAATGAGTTTGGGAAACCTTTAATCATTCATTGTGTACGCAAGTTTTATGAAGTCATATCTTTCAGAAAAAAATCTGAACAGGCAATGATCATTCATGGTTTTAATAAAAAACAAACCGTTGCCGATGACCTTCTGAAGAATAATTTTTATCTGAGTTTTGGAAAACCTGTTTTGTATCAGCTATCTTTGCAGGATACTTTGAAAAAAGTTCCTTTAGATAAACTCTTTTTAGAAACTGATAATGATGATTTTAATATTGAAGAATTGTATCAAAAGGTTTCAGAAATAAAGAAAATATCAATAGAACAACTTCAACAACAGATTGTAGAAAATTTAGAAACGATAAAAAATGGATAA
- a CDS encoding TetR/AcrR family transcriptional regulator: MGKKFTDKQIHILDIAEELIAKKGYEGTSVRDICSKANINVAMISYYFGSKEKMMSYLYQYRVLKTRENFSEFADTIKDGKPEMQLKEMIKYIVAQLFKYNYFHGFVTQELRHTEKLKDELLDFYQLFVKKLDDVIKKGVTSGVFTFTPKPEDILTTIIGSTLFVIRNKNFYELYVPHKDEEAYTNEAEKKVRVNLLMNVFAVLGYAAD; this comes from the coding sequence ATGGGAAAAAAATTTACCGATAAGCAAATTCATATTTTAGATATTGCAGAAGAATTAATTGCAAAGAAAGGCTACGAAGGCACTTCTGTGAGAGACATTTGTTCGAAAGCGAATATCAATGTAGCGATGATTTCATATTATTTTGGTTCTAAAGAAAAGATGATGTCTTATCTTTATCAGTATCGCGTTTTAAAAACAAGAGAAAATTTTTCAGAATTTGCAGACACCATCAAAGACGGAAAACCGGAAATGCAACTGAAAGAAATGATAAAATATATTGTTGCACAGCTTTTTAAATACAATTATTTCCATGGTTTTGTCACTCAGGAATTACGCCACACAGAAAAATTAAAAGATGAACTTCTTGATTTTTATCAATTATTTGTAAAAAAATTGGATGATGTCATTAAAAAAGGAGTCACTTCCGGCGTTTTTACATTCACTCCCAAACCTGAAGATATTTTGACAACTATTATAGGATCTACACTTTTCGTAATTCGCAACAAAAATTTTTACGAATTGTATGTGCCTCACAAAGATGAGGAAGCATATACCAATGAAGCAGAAAAAAAGGTAAGAGTGAATCTTTTGATGAATGTTTTTGCAGTTTTGGGATACGCCGCCGACTAA
- a CDS encoding outer membrane protein assembly factor BamD: MKKYILGIFAIAVISACTSQQDKAMKSADKTFILKAANENFAKKKWKNALALYDRLPNLVAGTDDAPNVVFNSAYANYYDKNYKLAGHQFKNFAVSFPQDNRREEASYMSALCYYNGSMDYNLDQSSTELAINELQDFLTNYPNSERSKNINTLIDELSYKLELKAYENAKQYYKMANYKSTDVAFENVLEDFPSTKLRPKIYDYMMKSRYLLAQNSVYELKDERIESALSFTRLVEKELPDTEYSKTAIDLREKLEKEKKDFVVVKKQTEERIAILTAKQKKMVEKMAEDSKTEKQIKEQVSNEKQAMQIQRDSAALQTPPPAATFRIQR, encoded by the coding sequence ATGAAGAAATATATTTTAGGTATTTTTGCCATAGCTGTCATTTCGGCGTGCACCAGTCAGCAAGACAAAGCGATGAAAAGCGCGGATAAAACTTTTATCCTAAAAGCTGCCAACGAAAATTTTGCTAAAAAGAAATGGAAAAATGCTTTGGCTCTTTACGACAGACTTCCGAATCTTGTTGCAGGTACAGATGATGCCCCAAACGTGGTTTTCAATTCTGCATATGCAAATTACTACGATAAAAATTACAAACTTGCAGGTCATCAGTTCAAGAACTTTGCAGTAAGTTTTCCTCAGGATAACAGAAGAGAAGAAGCGTCTTACATGTCAGCATTGTGCTACTATAATGGTTCTATGGATTATAACTTGGATCAGTCGAGTACAGAGTTGGCAATCAATGAGCTTCAGGATTTTTTAACGAATTATCCGAATTCTGAAAGATCAAAAAACATCAATACATTAATTGATGAGCTGTCTTATAAACTAGAACTTAAAGCCTACGAAAATGCTAAACAGTATTACAAAATGGCTAATTATAAATCTACAGATGTAGCTTTTGAAAACGTATTGGAAGATTTTCCAAGTACAAAACTTCGTCCGAAAATCTATGATTATATGATGAAGTCTCGTTATCTATTGGCGCAAAATTCTGTATATGAATTAAAAGATGAGCGTATAGAAAGCGCATTGTCTTTCACAAGGCTTGTAGAAAAAGAACTTCCCGATACAGAATATTCTAAAACAGCTATTGACCTTCGAGAAAAACTTGAAAAGGAAAAGAAAGATTTCGTTGTCGTAAAAAAACAAACAGAGGAAAGAATCGCCATATTAACAGCCAAACAAAAAAAGATGGTTGAAAAAATGGCTGAAGATTCAAAAACTGAAAAGCAAATCAAGGAGCAGGTGTCAAATGAGAAGCAGGCAATGCAGATCCAGAGAGATAGCGCAGCGTTGCAAACACCTCCGCCGGCGGCGACTTTCAGAATCCAAAGATAA
- a CDS encoding DNA-directed RNA polymerase subunit omega, whose amino-acid sequence MSVKDTKAEVNTITYDKDKIEEKVGSIYEAIVIMGKRAEQINAEIRTELHNKLDEFAVHNSTLEEVFENREQIEISKHYEKLPKPTSIAIQEWLDGEVYFRKTEERN is encoded by the coding sequence ATGAGCGTAAAAGATACAAAAGCAGAAGTAAATACTATTACTTACGATAAAGATAAGATTGAAGAGAAAGTAGGTTCAATCTATGAAGCTATTGTTATCATGGGGAAGAGAGCTGAGCAGATCAATGCAGAAATTCGTACAGAATTACACAATAAGCTAGACGAGTTTGCGGTTCACAATTCTACATTGGAAGAAGTTTTTGAAAACAGAGAACAGATTGAGATCTCTAAGCATTACGAGAAACTTCCAAAACCAACTTCTATCGCTATCCAGGAATGGCTAGACGGTGAAGTGTACTTTAGAAAGACTGAAGAGAGAAACTAA